A part of Puntigrus tetrazona isolate hp1 chromosome 21, ASM1883169v1, whole genome shotgun sequence genomic DNA contains:
- the apbb3 gene encoding amyloid-beta A4 precursor protein-binding family B member 3 isoform X1: MLGKDYMLAIIIVNYDDNIWNDQSLELDSDLPPGWRTIRDSTGTYYWHVPTGTTQWQHPSYSAEEEQNTINGITASQIKTAADGRRESRGRLTENPLPSLSERPSWQEEYFCANMDPDSKCFAVRSLGWVEIPEEELTPGKSSLAVNNCIQQLSHSKAEGRDAVGAWGEGQDMMMVLKKDTLSLMDPVDRSLIHCQPIINIRVWGVGCNNGRDRDFAFVASDKDTCMLKCHVFRCNAPAKTIASALHEMCSKMMAEKAALQPSMARSLTMESISPEDLPRQVDFLEAVRQRVQKFEVEYIGNLPVSRAMGMEVLNRAIESIMHSRDRDEWEPIVIHVSDTVLSLWRGEDGDDPFWECQVRYLTFLGVGHDTHTFAVIVDAGTQRFECHVFWCEPDAGIISEAVQAACMVQYQKCLVAQTPPVRSKMWRAGSKVKRANSMDSSSFPPRHQGHTPSKMASPSVKKGMLAFFETFRNKHSAVPTP; encoded by the exons ATGCTGGGTAAGGATTACATGCTCGCCATCATCATCGTCAACTATGACG ATAACATCTGGAATGATCAGAGTCTGGAGCTGGACTCAGATCTGCCTCCAGGATGGCGCACTATACGTGACAGCACTGGCACCTATTACTGGCATGTGCCCACGGGCACAACACAGTGGCAGCACCCCTCCTACAGCGCAGAGGAGGAACAAAACACCATTAACGGCATCACTGCCAGCCAGATCAAG ACTGCAGCAGATGGCAGGCGGGAATCAAGAGGCAGACTGACTGAAAACCCTCTGCCCTCTCTGAGTGAAAG GCCCTCCTGGCAGGAAGAGTATTTCTGTGCCAACATGGATCCCGACTCCAAG tGTTTTGCTGTGCGCTCGCTGGGCTGGGTTGAGATCCCTGAGGAGGAACTGACCCCTGGCAAAAGTAGTCTGGCGGTGAACAACTGCATCCAGCAGCTCTCTCACAGCAAAGCAGAGGGCCGGGACGCAGTGGGCGCCTGGGGAGAG ggTCAGGATATGATGATGGTCCTCAAGAAGGACACTCTCAGTCTAATGGACCCTGTGGACCGCAGCCTCATCCATTGTCAGCCCATAATCAACATCCGTGTATGGGGGGTGGGCTGCAACAATGGCAG AGACAG GGACTTTGCCTTTGTGGCCAGTGATAAAGACACCTGCATGCTCAAGTGCCATGTGTTTCGCTGCAACGCTCCAGCCAAGACCATTGCATCTGCCCTGCATGAGATGTGCTCCAAG ATGATGGCAGAGAAGGCAGCACTGCAGCCCTCTATGGCCCGTTCTCTCACCATGGAGAGTATCTCCCCAGAGGACTTGCCTCGCCAGG TTGACTTCCTGGAAGCAGTGAGGCAAAGGGTGCAGAAGTTTGAGGTGGAGTACATTGGAAACCTGCCTGTATCCAGAGCAATGG GAATGGAAGTGTTGAACAGAGCTATTGAGAGCATCATGCACTCCAGAGACAGAGATGAGTGGGAGCCGATAGTCATTCATGTGTCAGATACAGTTCTGTCCTTATGGAGAGGAGAG GATGGAGATGACCCATTTTGGGAATGCCAAGTACGTTACTTGACTTTCCTAGGTGTGGGTcatgacacacacacttttgcgGTCATAGTGGATGCAGGAACTCAGCGCTTTGAATGCCATGTGTTCTGGTGTGAGCCAGATGCTGGGATCATCTCTGAGGCAGTTCAGGCCGCATGCATG GTCCAATACCAAAAGTGTTTGGTTGCACAAACTCCCCCCGTGAGGTCCAAAATGTGGAGGGCAGGCTCCAAAGTCAAACGAGCCAACTCCATGGATAGCTCTAGCTTCCCGCCTCGACACCAAGGACACACACCTTCCAAAATGGCTTCTCCCAGCGTGAAGAAGGGCATGCTGGCATTTTTTGAGACGTTCCGAAATAAACATTCTGCAGTACCCACACCCTAA
- the LOC122326615 gene encoding SLC35A4 upstream open reading frame protein isoform X1, with protein MFLDQDPFRQLKDLSLLKDQLDNIQRRMEDEVGVGIPQGGSVLSSPFLKGFLAGYVVAKLRSSAVLGVLVGTCTGIYAAQSYQMPNVEQTIKNYFSSFKKR; from the exons ATGTTTCTTGATCAGGATCCATTCCGGCAGCTGAAAGACCTGTCTCTGCTTAAAGACCAGCTCGATAACATTCAGCGTCGGATGGAGGACGAAGTCGGAGTTGGGATTCCACAG GGTGGAAGTGTGCTCAGCTCTCCCTTCCTCAAAGGCTTTTTGGCTGGGTATGTGGTGGCAAAGCTCCGTTCCTCCGCAGTCCTGGGAGTTCTTGTAGGAACCTGCACAGGCATCTATGCTGCTCAGAGCTATCAAATGCCTAACGTTGAGCAGACCATAAAAAACTACTTCAGCTCATTTAAGAAGAGATAG
- the rps14 gene encoding 40S ribosomal protein S14 translates to MYTLSLPLLEVELSTRQRFFLPFLFRPRSESHIAMAPRKGKEKKEEQVISLGPQVAEGENVFGVCHIFASFNDTFVHVTDLSGKETICRVTGGMKVKADRDESSPYAAMLAAQDVAQRCKELGITALHIKLRATGGNRTKTPGPGAQSALRALARSGMKIGRIEDVTPIPSDSTRRKGGRRGRRL, encoded by the exons atgtatacgcTATCACTTCCGCTTTTGGAAGTTGAACTTTCAACCCGGCAGCGATTTTTCCTTCCTTTCCTGTTTCGGCCTCGATCAGAATCACACATAG CAATGGCACCTCGTAAGGGTAAGGAAAAGAAGGAAGAGCAGGTCATCAGCCTGGGACCTCAGGTTGCCGAAGGCGAGAATGTGTTTGGAGTCTGTCACATCTTTGCATCTTTCAACGACACCTTTGTCCATGTCACTGATCTCTCCGGCAA AGAAACAATCTGCCGTGTTACTGGTGGGATGAAGGTGAAGGCCGACAGAGACGAGTCCTCTCCTTACGCTGCTATGTTGGCAGCCCAGGATGTGGCTCAGAGGTGCAAGGAGCTAGGCATCACCGCTCTGCACATCAAGCTGAGGGCCACTGGTGGAAACAG aACCAAGACCCCTGGACCAGGGGCACAGTCTGCTCTCAGGGCTCTGGCTCGTTCCGGCATGAAGATTGGCCGTATTG AGGACGTCACCCCCATTCCATCGGACAGTACCCGCAGAAAGGGAGGTCGCCGTGGACGTCGTCTGTAA
- the apbb3 gene encoding amyloid-beta A4 precursor protein-binding family B member 3 isoform X3, with the protein MLGKDYMLAIIIVNYDDNIWNDQSLELDSDLPPGWRTIRDSTGTYYWHVPTGTTQWQHPSYSAEEEQNTINGITASQIKCFAVRSLGWVEIPEEELTPGKSSLAVNNCIQQLSHSKAEGRDAVGAWGEGQDMMMVLKKDTLSLMDPVDRSLIHCQPIINIRVWGVGCNNGRDRDFAFVASDKDTCMLKCHVFRCNAPAKTIASALHEMCSKMMAEKAALQPSMARSLTMESISPEDLPRQVDFLEAVRQRVQKFEVEYIGNLPVSRAMGMEVLNRAIESIMHSRDRDEWEPIVIHVSDTVLSLWRGEDGDDPFWECQVRYLTFLGVGHDTHTFAVIVDAGTQRFECHVFWCEPDAGIISEAVQAACMVQYQKCLVAQTPPVRSKMWRAGSKVKRANSMDSSSFPPRHQGHTPSKMASPSVKKGMLAFFETFRNKHSAVPTP; encoded by the exons ATGCTGGGTAAGGATTACATGCTCGCCATCATCATCGTCAACTATGACG ATAACATCTGGAATGATCAGAGTCTGGAGCTGGACTCAGATCTGCCTCCAGGATGGCGCACTATACGTGACAGCACTGGCACCTATTACTGGCATGTGCCCACGGGCACAACACAGTGGCAGCACCCCTCCTACAGCGCAGAGGAGGAACAAAACACCATTAACGGCATCACTGCCAGCCAGATCAAG tGTTTTGCTGTGCGCTCGCTGGGCTGGGTTGAGATCCCTGAGGAGGAACTGACCCCTGGCAAAAGTAGTCTGGCGGTGAACAACTGCATCCAGCAGCTCTCTCACAGCAAAGCAGAGGGCCGGGACGCAGTGGGCGCCTGGGGAGAG ggTCAGGATATGATGATGGTCCTCAAGAAGGACACTCTCAGTCTAATGGACCCTGTGGACCGCAGCCTCATCCATTGTCAGCCCATAATCAACATCCGTGTATGGGGGGTGGGCTGCAACAATGGCAG AGACAG GGACTTTGCCTTTGTGGCCAGTGATAAAGACACCTGCATGCTCAAGTGCCATGTGTTTCGCTGCAACGCTCCAGCCAAGACCATTGCATCTGCCCTGCATGAGATGTGCTCCAAG ATGATGGCAGAGAAGGCAGCACTGCAGCCCTCTATGGCCCGTTCTCTCACCATGGAGAGTATCTCCCCAGAGGACTTGCCTCGCCAGG TTGACTTCCTGGAAGCAGTGAGGCAAAGGGTGCAGAAGTTTGAGGTGGAGTACATTGGAAACCTGCCTGTATCCAGAGCAATGG GAATGGAAGTGTTGAACAGAGCTATTGAGAGCATCATGCACTCCAGAGACAGAGATGAGTGGGAGCCGATAGTCATTCATGTGTCAGATACAGTTCTGTCCTTATGGAGAGGAGAG GATGGAGATGACCCATTTTGGGAATGCCAAGTACGTTACTTGACTTTCCTAGGTGTGGGTcatgacacacacacttttgcgGTCATAGTGGATGCAGGAACTCAGCGCTTTGAATGCCATGTGTTCTGGTGTGAGCCAGATGCTGGGATCATCTCTGAGGCAGTTCAGGCCGCATGCATG GTCCAATACCAAAAGTGTTTGGTTGCACAAACTCCCCCCGTGAGGTCCAAAATGTGGAGGGCAGGCTCCAAAGTCAAACGAGCCAACTCCATGGATAGCTCTAGCTTCCCGCCTCGACACCAAGGACACACACCTTCCAAAATGGCTTCTCCCAGCGTGAAGAAGGGCATGCTGGCATTTTTTGAGACGTTCCGAAATAAACATTCTGCAGTACCCACACCCTAA
- the apbb3 gene encoding amyloid-beta A4 precursor protein-binding family B member 3 isoform X2: MLGKDYMLAIIIVNYDDNIWNDQSLELDSDLPPGWRTIRDSTGTYYWHVPTGTTQWQHPSYSAEEEQNTINGITASQIKTAADGRRESRGRLTENPLPSLSERPSWQEEYFCANMDPDSKCFAVRSLGWVEIPEEELTPGKSSLAVNNCIQQLSHSKAEGRDAVGAWGEGQDMMMVLKKDTLSLMDPVDRSLIHCQPIINIRVWGVGCNNGRDFAFVASDKDTCMLKCHVFRCNAPAKTIASALHEMCSKMMAEKAALQPSMARSLTMESISPEDLPRQVDFLEAVRQRVQKFEVEYIGNLPVSRAMGMEVLNRAIESIMHSRDRDEWEPIVIHVSDTVLSLWRGEDGDDPFWECQVRYLTFLGVGHDTHTFAVIVDAGTQRFECHVFWCEPDAGIISEAVQAACMVQYQKCLVAQTPPVRSKMWRAGSKVKRANSMDSSSFPPRHQGHTPSKMASPSVKKGMLAFFETFRNKHSAVPTP; the protein is encoded by the exons ATGCTGGGTAAGGATTACATGCTCGCCATCATCATCGTCAACTATGACG ATAACATCTGGAATGATCAGAGTCTGGAGCTGGACTCAGATCTGCCTCCAGGATGGCGCACTATACGTGACAGCACTGGCACCTATTACTGGCATGTGCCCACGGGCACAACACAGTGGCAGCACCCCTCCTACAGCGCAGAGGAGGAACAAAACACCATTAACGGCATCACTGCCAGCCAGATCAAG ACTGCAGCAGATGGCAGGCGGGAATCAAGAGGCAGACTGACTGAAAACCCTCTGCCCTCTCTGAGTGAAAG GCCCTCCTGGCAGGAAGAGTATTTCTGTGCCAACATGGATCCCGACTCCAAG tGTTTTGCTGTGCGCTCGCTGGGCTGGGTTGAGATCCCTGAGGAGGAACTGACCCCTGGCAAAAGTAGTCTGGCGGTGAACAACTGCATCCAGCAGCTCTCTCACAGCAAAGCAGAGGGCCGGGACGCAGTGGGCGCCTGGGGAGAG ggTCAGGATATGATGATGGTCCTCAAGAAGGACACTCTCAGTCTAATGGACCCTGTGGACCGCAGCCTCATCCATTGTCAGCCCATAATCAACATCCGTGTATGGGGGGTGGGCTGCAACAATGGCAG GGACTTTGCCTTTGTGGCCAGTGATAAAGACACCTGCATGCTCAAGTGCCATGTGTTTCGCTGCAACGCTCCAGCCAAGACCATTGCATCTGCCCTGCATGAGATGTGCTCCAAG ATGATGGCAGAGAAGGCAGCACTGCAGCCCTCTATGGCCCGTTCTCTCACCATGGAGAGTATCTCCCCAGAGGACTTGCCTCGCCAGG TTGACTTCCTGGAAGCAGTGAGGCAAAGGGTGCAGAAGTTTGAGGTGGAGTACATTGGAAACCTGCCTGTATCCAGAGCAATGG GAATGGAAGTGTTGAACAGAGCTATTGAGAGCATCATGCACTCCAGAGACAGAGATGAGTGGGAGCCGATAGTCATTCATGTGTCAGATACAGTTCTGTCCTTATGGAGAGGAGAG GATGGAGATGACCCATTTTGGGAATGCCAAGTACGTTACTTGACTTTCCTAGGTGTGGGTcatgacacacacacttttgcgGTCATAGTGGATGCAGGAACTCAGCGCTTTGAATGCCATGTGTTCTGGTGTGAGCCAGATGCTGGGATCATCTCTGAGGCAGTTCAGGCCGCATGCATG GTCCAATACCAAAAGTGTTTGGTTGCACAAACTCCCCCCGTGAGGTCCAAAATGTGGAGGGCAGGCTCCAAAGTCAAACGAGCCAACTCCATGGATAGCTCTAGCTTCCCGCCTCGACACCAAGGACACACACCTTCCAAAATGGCTTCTCCCAGCGTGAAGAAGGGCATGCTGGCATTTTTTGAGACGTTCCGAAATAAACATTCTGCAGTACCCACACCCTAA
- the cd74b gene encoding CD74 molecule, major histocompatibility complex, class II invariant chain b — MPTDGNEAPLIRAQSEQTSVSMGTQGRSNKAFKVAGVTLLVGILIAGQAFTAYMAYSQKQQLSTLERRSDRLQEISRKSVMRAPMQMHLPMNSLALKFEDEPKEKEDSASSNPKPELTQCQKEAAGEVKSLLPSFRPACDKNGDYLAQQCWDKSDLCWCVDKNGAEIPDSLTSGPANCQGFNSADAVMEVPILGNDGH; from the exons ATGCCTACCGACGGAAACGAGGCACCACTTATCAGAGCTCAAAGTGAGCAAACTTCAGTCAGCATGGGAACTCAGGGAag ATCTAATAAGGCCTTTAAGGTGGCGGGAGTGACTCTGCTGGTTGGTATACTGATCGCAGGCCAGGCCTTCACCGCCTATATGGCATACAGCCAGAAGCAGCAGCTCAGCACCCTGGAAAGACGCAGTGACCGCTTGCAGGAGATCAGCCGCAAGTCTG taatgcGTGCCCCCATGCAAATGCATCTCCCCATGAACTCCCTCGCTCTGAAATTTGAGGATGAGCCTAAGGAGAAGGAG GATTCCGCTTCTTCAAATCCCAAACCGG AGCTCACCCAGTGCCAGAAGGAGGCTGCTGGAGAGGTCAAAAGTCTCCTGCCGTCTTTCCGCCCCGCGTGTGACAAGAACGGAGACTATCTGGCTCAGCAGTGCTGGGATAAGTCTGACCTGTGCTGGTGTGTGGACAAGAACGGCGCTGAGATACCTGATTCCCTGACCAGTGGCCCTGCAAACTGTCAGGGCTTCAATTCCG CCGATGCAGTGATGGAAGTGCCTATTTTGGGAAACGATGGCCATTGA
- the LOC122326615 gene encoding SLC35A4 upstream open reading frame protein isoform X2, with amino-acid sequence MADKDPFRQLKDLSLLKDQLDNIQRRMEDEVGVGIPQGGSVLSSPFLKGFLAGYVVAKLRSSAVLGVLVGTCTGIYAAQSYQMPNVEQTIKNYFSSFKKR; translated from the exons ATGGCGGACAAG GATCCATTCCGGCAGCTGAAAGACCTGTCTCTGCTTAAAGACCAGCTCGATAACATTCAGCGTCGGATGGAGGACGAAGTCGGAGTTGGGATTCCACAG GGTGGAAGTGTGCTCAGCTCTCCCTTCCTCAAAGGCTTTTTGGCTGGGTATGTGGTGGCAAAGCTCCGTTCCTCCGCAGTCCTGGGAGTTCTTGTAGGAACCTGCACAGGCATCTATGCTGCTCAGAGCTATCAAATGCCTAACGTTGAGCAGACCATAAAAAACTACTTCAGCTCATTTAAGAAGAGATAG